TGGGACAAGACCATGTGCGGACGATTGATCTTTGTCATGATATGCATGTCCATGATACCGCAAAAGGCCATCGCGAGGGTACTGGGGTCGCGGCCAACGAACACCCCGCTGTCTACGCCCTCCTGCATGATTCTCACGATACGGGAGAAACGGGACTCCCAAAGCGCATCCTTGTCCACCTTGGGCGCCTGCATGCGTGGCGCAAAGAACGTGTGAAAAATGAGACGCACGACTTGCGGTGAACGCTCAGCGTGCTCAAACGCGTTGATGACAATGCACCGCAGCCGGTCTCGTATTCCCGTAATATTCCCCAACTCGCGGTCCATATCGTCGACCAATTCGGCAAACCATGATTCCACGAGCCGTCTGTACAAGTGCTCCTTGTTCTCGAAGTAGTAGTAGAGGACCGGTCGAGTGACGCCGGCACGCTCGATAATCTCTCGAATGCTCGTACCCGCATAGCCCTTTTCGGAAAAGAGGCCCAGCGCGCTCGCCAAAAGACGTTTCTCGGCCTCATTTGCCGTGCTCACTTCGTCTGGTACATGG
This genomic window from Candidatus Hydrogenedentota bacterium contains:
- a CDS encoding TetR/AcrR family transcriptional regulator, which codes for MTTRVDHVPDEVSTANEAEKRLLASALGLFSEKGYAGTSIREIIERAGVTRPVLYYYFENKEHLYRRLVESWFAELVDDMDRELGNITGIRDRLRCIVINAFEHAERSPQVVRLIFHTFFAPRMQAPKVDKDALWESRFSRIVRIMQEGVDSGVFVGRDPSTLAMAFCGIMDMHIMTKINRPHMVLSQALGESLVDIFLEGAYSRTAPVNP